From a single Paenibacillus sp. FSL R5-0345 genomic region:
- a CDS encoding ABC transporter ATP-binding protein, whose product MTKANSGESSPVVLSVDGVRKKIGRKWIIDDVTFDVREGEIFGFLGPNGAGKTTTIRMLVDLIRPSEGKITVCGYNVNRNPEKALQFVGSIVENPEVYTYLTGWENLQHFARMQPGIDNARISEVVDIVRLDQRIHDKVSTYSLGMRQRLGIAQALLGRPRLLILDEPTNGLDPKGIKELREFIRKLADEGLAVFVSSHLLSEIQLLCDRVAIISKGRVLAVGAVDELIARNSPYVLWELEPFAEARALLADRPDIQIQKLEEVTLDDSIIAGMGPNSLITIMEQDLIPEIVAVMVTSEIEVRAVHKINPTLEQLFLKLTEGENVE is encoded by the coding sequence ATGACAAAAGCGAACAGTGGAGAATCCAGCCCGGTCGTCTTGTCTGTGGACGGGGTGCGGAAAAAAATAGGACGAAAGTGGATTATTGATGATGTCACGTTTGATGTGAGAGAAGGAGAAATATTTGGCTTCCTAGGACCCAATGGTGCTGGGAAGACGACTACAATTCGAATGCTTGTCGATTTGATTCGTCCTAGCGAGGGCAAGATTACGGTATGTGGTTACAATGTGAATCGAAATCCGGAAAAAGCGTTGCAATTTGTTGGCTCTATCGTTGAGAACCCTGAGGTATATACCTATTTGACCGGATGGGAGAATTTACAGCATTTTGCCCGCATGCAGCCTGGTATTGATAATGCTCGTATTAGCGAAGTCGTAGATATCGTTCGGCTGGATCAACGAATCCATGATAAGGTAAGTACATATTCGCTTGGGATGAGACAACGTTTAGGCATAGCGCAAGCGCTGCTGGGACGTCCGCGTCTGCTTATTCTGGACGAGCCTACCAATGGCTTAGATCCAAAGGGAATTAAGGAGTTACGAGAATTTATACGCAAGCTGGCTGATGAGGGCCTAGCGGTATTTGTATCGAGTCATTTACTCAGCGAAATTCAGCTTCTTTGTGACCGTGTTGCGATTATTAGCAAAGGACGTGTGCTGGCGGTAGGTGCGGTAGATGAGCTGATCGCTCGAAATTCGCCTTACGTTCTTTGGGAGCTGGAGCCTTTTGCTGAAGCTCGGGCACTGCTGGCTGATCGCCCGGACATTCAGATTCAGAAGCTGGAAGAAGTCACCTTGGATGATTCTATTATTGCAGGGATGGGTCCGAATTCTTTAATCACTATTATGGAGCAGGATTTAATCCCCGAGATTGTGGCCGTAATGGTGACTTCTGAAATCGAAGTTAGGGCTGTGCATAAAATCAATCCGACACTGGAACAGCTATTCTTGAAACTAACGGAGGGTGAGAACGTTGAATAA
- a CDS encoding GDSL-type esterase/lipase family protein, with translation MALNDSKWTWRTISLISIITTIILIVGLVYAVKDIIYPVGEASETNLPQQTAAPVTETTKKLKVVALGDSLAKGTGDNTGEGFVKRTVSGLSAKGIEVDFLGNMGINGLTTAGLQSKLEEDGVDYALHMANVILLSIGGNDLFKDSNILQNSGALQSESTTDQELTPESLLAALPEAAARLGKVLEKIMEINPNAQIYYMGLYNPFGDIPDLLVPGNQAVTKWNNAAMEIINKHSNMTLVPTFDLFKEHLDKYLSTDHFHPNGDGYQRIGERFIQAIH, from the coding sequence ATGGCTTTGAATGATTCAAAGTGGACATGGCGCACAATCAGCCTGATTTCCATAATAACAACAATAATTCTAATTGTAGGTTTAGTTTATGCGGTCAAAGACATCATTTATCCGGTTGGAGAAGCGTCAGAGACAAACTTGCCACAGCAAACAGCCGCTCCAGTGACGGAGACGACTAAGAAGCTAAAAGTTGTTGCTCTCGGTGATTCGCTAGCCAAGGGAACTGGTGATAACACCGGAGAAGGATTTGTTAAGCGCACGGTTAGTGGTTTATCCGCTAAAGGTATCGAAGTTGATTTTTTAGGGAACATGGGGATCAATGGTTTGACTACTGCAGGACTGCAAAGCAAGCTGGAAGAAGATGGAGTGGATTACGCACTGCACATGGCAAATGTCATTCTGCTCTCGATCGGAGGGAATGATTTATTCAAGGACTCGAACATTTTGCAGAATAGCGGCGCGCTTCAGAGTGAATCCACAACGGATCAAGAGCTAACGCCAGAGTCATTGCTCGCAGCTCTTCCCGAAGCAGCAGCCAGATTGGGTAAGGTTCTTGAGAAGATCATGGAGATCAATCCGAACGCTCAAATTTATTATATGGGGTTATATAACCCCTTTGGAGATATCCCAGATCTACTTGTACCAGGTAATCAGGCGGTTACGAAGTGGAATAATGCAGCTATGGAAATTATTAATAAGCACAGTAATATGACCTTGGTTCCTACCTTTGATTTGTTTAAGGAGCACTTGGACAAATATTTATCAACGGATCATTTTCATCCGAATGGGGATGGATATCAGCGAATCGGAGAGCGATTCATTCAGGCTATACACTAG
- a CDS encoding CAP domain-containing protein, translating to MKNKRLRAIIGGSVAAVMALSISLPLEANAASTEVTVVKSGTSYEQVLQYLKQANLQGLPIFNSTIVVSKPQTGTVPNKDTSTGTPVTKPSDTTTVTKPVTKPSDTTTVTKPVTKPTETTPSTGAVSNKETYVQQIVTLVNKERAAAGLKPVAGLDSLHKVAATKATDMRTNNYFSHTSPTYGSPFDMMKSFGITYNAAGENIAMGQKTPEEVMKAWMNSPGHRANILNANFNYIGVGYDNNYWVQEFIGK from the coding sequence ATGAAGAATAAGAGATTAAGAGCAATTATTGGTGGTAGTGTAGCAGCTGTTATGGCACTTAGTATTTCTCTTCCACTCGAAGCGAATGCAGCCTCAACTGAAGTAACAGTCGTTAAATCAGGAACTAGCTATGAGCAAGTTTTACAATATTTAAAACAAGCTAACTTGCAGGGACTCCCTATTTTTAATAGCACAATCGTGGTGTCCAAGCCTCAAACTGGAACGGTTCCAAATAAAGATACATCTACCGGAACTCCGGTTACTAAGCCTTCGGATACAACTACTGTGACTAAGCCTGTAACTAAGCCTTCGGATACAACTACTGTAACTAAACCTGTGACTAAACCCACAGAGACTACACCAAGTACCGGCGCTGTGAGCAATAAAGAAACTTATGTTCAGCAGATCGTAACGTTGGTAAATAAAGAACGTGCGGCAGCTGGTCTGAAGCCCGTTGCTGGACTAGACAGCCTTCATAAAGTAGCTGCTACAAAAGCTACGGATATGCGCACGAACAACTATTTTTCACACACTTCGCCTACGTATGGTTCACCTTTTGACATGATGAAATCCTTTGGGATCACTTATAACGCTGCAGGTGAGAACATCGCTATGGGTCAAAAAACACCAGAAGAAGTAATGAAAGCATGGATGAATAGTCCGGGTCACCGCGCTAATATTTTGAATGCTAACTTCAATTATATCGGTGTAGGTTATGACAATAACTACTGGGTTCAAGAATTTATCGGTAAATAA